A window of Cohnella herbarum contains these coding sequences:
- a CDS encoding ADP-ribosylglycohydrolase family protein, translating into MKAWEKAYHLMQNANPVVLDEEEQTWLAMNQVEEFYDMTLKMFWHSNVPGSGAPEMLAVAAVQSMHNMGYQTDHLLPLLEAGEAAFEKKDMMELQRITARLMNEMSRLPKDEGADYWRYQAYETWEAYEAKAKFPAYGSYNVHAEEFASRMYAGWLAQIVGGALGTAIEGYTSQKLQEKFGEIRSYVRKPNTYNDDITFEIAFLSAFDKFGYEVSSAGIAEEWVALVPSGWSAEDIALKNIRSGIYPPESGYFNNPFREWIGAQMRGAICGMVAPGNPKEAAKLAWKDAVVSHANNGVLGEIFNAVFVSLAFVEKDIRKIVELSVDAIPSDSEYYAFVSTTLEWCRQHADWRETWKLCEEKFKQYNWIHAYPNAMAEVVALWYGNGDFDETLHIIAMAGQDVDCNAAQIVTALGIMNGLSSIDSKWTDPIGDVLDTYLRVMKKMKITELSEWTVAAVRKHQVQ; encoded by the coding sequence ATGAAAGCATGGGAGAAAGCATACCATTTGATGCAAAACGCGAATCCGGTCGTTCTGGACGAGGAAGAGCAAACCTGGCTTGCGATGAACCAGGTGGAAGAATTCTACGATATGACTTTGAAAATGTTCTGGCACAGCAACGTTCCAGGCTCCGGAGCACCGGAAATGCTGGCGGTCGCGGCGGTCCAATCGATGCACAATATGGGCTATCAGACCGACCATCTGCTCCCTCTGCTCGAGGCTGGAGAAGCGGCGTTCGAGAAGAAAGACATGATGGAGCTTCAGCGGATTACCGCGCGGCTGATGAACGAGATGTCCCGTCTACCGAAAGACGAAGGAGCCGATTATTGGCGCTATCAAGCTTACGAGACATGGGAAGCGTACGAGGCTAAGGCGAAGTTCCCTGCTTACGGGTCGTACAATGTACATGCGGAAGAATTCGCATCGCGCATGTACGCGGGATGGCTAGCCCAGATCGTCGGCGGCGCGCTCGGAACCGCGATCGAAGGGTATACGTCGCAGAAGCTGCAGGAGAAGTTCGGCGAAATTCGGAGTTACGTGCGTAAGCCGAATACGTATAACGATGACATTACGTTCGAGATCGCCTTCTTGAGCGCGTTCGATAAGTTTGGATACGAGGTTTCGTCCGCGGGGATCGCGGAGGAATGGGTAGCTCTCGTACCAAGCGGCTGGTCCGCTGAAGATATCGCCTTGAAGAACATCCGGAGCGGAATCTATCCGCCTGAAAGCGGATATTTCAACAATCCGTTCCGGGAATGGATCGGCGCTCAGATGCGCGGCGCGATCTGCGGCATGGTTGCTCCGGGCAACCCGAAGGAAGCGGCGAAGCTGGCTTGGAAGGACGCGGTCGTCTCGCATGCGAACAACGGCGTGCTGGGAGAAATCTTCAACGCGGTATTCGTATCGCTCGCTTTCGTCGAGAAGGATATTCGGAAAATCGTTGAGTTATCGGTAGACGCGATTCCATCCGACAGCGAATATTACGCATTCGTATCGACCACCCTGGAATGGTGCCGTCAGCATGCCGATTGGCGGGAAACTTGGAAGCTGTGCGAGGAAAAGTTCAAACAATACAACTGGATACACGCTTACCCGAACGCGATGGCCGAAGTGGTAGCGCTGTGGTACGGCAACGGCGACTTCGACGAGACACTGCACATCATTGCGATGGCGGGTCAGGACGTCGATTGCAATGCAGCGCAAATCGTTACCGCGCTGGGCATCATGAATGGACTTTCTTCCATCGACAGCAAATGGACCGATCCGATCGGAGACGTGCTCGACACGTATTTACGCGTGATGAAGAAAATGAAAATTACCGAATTGTCCGAGTGGACGGTTGCTGCGGTGCGGAAGCATCAAGTCCAGTAA
- a CDS encoding nucleoside hydrolase — protein sequence MKPMILDVDTGIDDMMAIAYATHSPELKLIGITTLFGNVTVEEATRNTLYVLELLDSEHVPVYAGADKPLARNKDSYAKHVHGEDGLGGALLDALPRGQAESLTAAQFMVEQVRRMPGQLNIVAVGPMTNLATAIRLDPEFVKLVGQVVIMGGAVTVPGNVTVHAEANIHSDPEAAEIVFGSGLPIKLVGLDVTMKTLLPRTRLQEWRDKDTKISRFLADATDFYIDAYERFSPGIGGCALHDPLAVGMVIDPTFCRTESMPVRVVTEERDTAGQTYANRDALPDERPSIEVCLEVDADRFLGHFMSRVV from the coding sequence TTGAAACCGATGATTCTGGACGTGGATACGGGTATTGATGACATGATGGCGATCGCTTATGCGACGCACTCTCCTGAATTGAAGCTGATCGGCATCACGACGCTGTTCGGAAATGTAACCGTTGAGGAAGCGACTCGCAACACGCTGTACGTGCTCGAGTTGCTGGATAGCGAACATGTGCCGGTGTACGCCGGAGCGGACAAGCCGTTGGCTCGGAATAAGGATTCGTATGCCAAGCACGTGCACGGCGAAGACGGCTTGGGCGGCGCATTACTTGACGCTCTTCCAAGAGGTCAAGCCGAGTCGCTAACCGCCGCGCAATTCATGGTGGAGCAGGTGCGGAGGATGCCCGGACAATTAAACATCGTTGCCGTAGGTCCGATGACCAATCTGGCCACGGCTATTCGGTTGGATCCGGAATTCGTGAAGCTGGTCGGACAAGTGGTCATCATGGGAGGGGCTGTCACCGTACCCGGTAACGTTACTGTGCATGCGGAAGCGAATATTCATAGCGATCCCGAAGCAGCCGAGATTGTGTTCGGCTCGGGACTGCCGATAAAGCTGGTCGGGCTAGACGTAACGATGAAGACGCTGCTGCCGCGTACTAGGCTGCAAGAATGGCGCGATAAAGACACCAAGATATCGCGCTTCCTGGCGGACGCGACGGATTTCTATATCGATGCTTACGAGAGGTTCAGCCCCGGGATCGGCGGCTGTGCCCTGCATGATCCGTTGGCGGTAGGTATGGTCATCGACCCTACGTTCTGCCGGACGGAATCGATGCCTGTGAGGGTCGTCACGGAGGAGCGGGATACTGCTGGTCAAACCTATGCCAACCGTGACGCCCTTCCGGACGAACGGCCAAGCATAGAAGTTTGTCTCGAAGTGGACGCGGACCGGTTCCTTGGGCATTTTATGAGCCGGGTCGTTTAA
- a CDS encoding nucleoside hydrolase, producing MAETEVRKIIIDCDPGHDDAIAILLAGANPKVELIGITTVAGNAEVDKTTINALKVCEIAGLKDVPVAKGSAQPLVRKRETAADIHGDSGMDGPSLPAPTKTIAAEHAVDFIIRELLASDGDITLIPVAPLTNIAMAMRKEPAIVPKIREIVLMGGGTFGNWTPAAEFNIFVDAEAAKVVFESGVPLTMFGLDLTHKAQATPEIQERFKQIGNPVSDFVVELLQFFMHTYKEVFGFDGAPVHDACCVAYCIDPSIFTCRKLHVDIETKGEFSYGMTVVDMLGVTGKEPNVNVALELDQDKFWDMMIGTMSNYSKTL from the coding sequence ATGGCGGAGACAGAAGTTAGGAAAATTATTATCGATTGCGATCCGGGGCATGACGATGCCATTGCCATATTGCTGGCGGGAGCGAACCCGAAGGTTGAATTGATCGGAATTACGACCGTGGCGGGCAATGCGGAAGTCGATAAAACGACCATTAACGCGTTGAAGGTATGCGAAATAGCAGGATTAAAGGATGTTCCGGTCGCTAAAGGTTCGGCACAACCGCTCGTGCGTAAGCGGGAGACGGCGGCAGACATTCATGGCGACAGCGGAATGGACGGTCCTTCGCTTCCGGCTCCGACGAAGACGATCGCGGCCGAGCATGCGGTAGATTTTATTATTCGAGAGCTGCTTGCTTCCGATGGGGATATTACGCTCATCCCTGTTGCGCCGCTGACGAACATTGCGATGGCGATGCGCAAAGAACCCGCGATCGTACCGAAAATTCGCGAAATCGTCCTCATGGGCGGAGGCACGTTCGGCAACTGGACGCCTGCGGCGGAATTCAACATTTTCGTAGATGCCGAGGCGGCTAAGGTCGTCTTCGAGAGCGGCGTGCCGCTAACGATGTTCGGGCTCGATTTGACGCATAAAGCGCAGGCGACTCCGGAAATTCAGGAGCGGTTTAAGCAGATCGGCAATCCGGTTTCCGATTTCGTGGTGGAACTGTTGCAATTTTTTATGCACACGTACAAGGAAGTATTCGGCTTCGATGGCGCGCCTGTCCATGACGCCTGCTGCGTCGCGTATTGCATTGATCCGTCCATATTTACCTGCCGCAAGCTTCATGTAGATATCGAGACGAAGGGCGAATTTAGCTACGGGATGACCGTGGTCGATATGCTCGGGGTAACGGGCAAGGAACCGAACGTAAACGTGGCGTTAGAACTCGATCAGGACAAATTCTGGGATATGATGATCGGCACGATGTCGAATTACTCCAAGACCCTATAA
- a CDS encoding ABC transporter permease: MVWQTIWNQIIDLSLIAVLFRVMTPILLAALGGLISDIGGAINIGLEGLMLLSAFTSIAVGSSTGNWALGVLAGVGVSMLVSYGMGFFSLKMKVDIIITGFAVNIFGSGFTIFLMSKIFGVTGNYSPSKAAPIPTVNIPFLEDVPVLGKLLSGHSLMVWIAFLSVVFCMVLIYKTPYGVHLRSVGEAPQAAQSLGIPVKRIQYSALAWSGVFAGLAGAFMSNGLTNMFVKDMTGGTGFLALAVVLLGNRNPIGILLGSLIFGLASALATIVQTVPDAPIPSQFIQMIPYVVTIAALVFFAMRQKRKLATIA, from the coding sequence ATGGTGTGGCAAACGATATGGAACCAGATCATTGACCTGTCGTTAATCGCTGTTCTATTTCGAGTGATGACGCCGATCCTGCTGGCCGCCTTGGGCGGGCTCATCTCGGATATCGGAGGCGCCATCAACATCGGGCTCGAAGGACTCATGTTGTTGTCGGCGTTCACGTCTATCGCAGTCGGATCCAGCACCGGAAACTGGGCGCTCGGCGTGCTGGCGGGGGTTGGAGTATCCATGCTGGTCAGTTACGGGATGGGATTCTTCTCGCTCAAGATGAAGGTCGATATTATCATTACGGGCTTCGCGGTTAATATCTTCGGCTCGGGCTTTACGATTTTCCTGATGAGCAAGATTTTCGGCGTGACCGGGAACTACTCCCCAAGCAAGGCTGCGCCGATCCCGACTGTGAATATCCCGTTCTTAGAAGACGTGCCCGTGCTGGGCAAGCTGCTAAGCGGACACAGCCTTATGGTCTGGATCGCCTTCTTATCCGTCGTATTTTGCATGGTTCTGATCTACAAGACGCCTTATGGCGTGCATCTTCGATCCGTTGGCGAAGCGCCTCAGGCTGCGCAATCGCTCGGTATTCCGGTCAAGCGGATTCAATATTCCGCGCTGGCCTGGAGCGGCGTCTTCGCTGGTCTAGCGGGTGCCTTCATGTCCAACGGGCTGACGAATATGTTCGTTAAAGACATGACCGGCGGAACAGGGTTCCTCGCGCTAGCGGTCGTACTTCTTGGTAACCGTAACCCGATCGGCATACTGTTAGGCTCGCTGATCTTCGGTCTCGCCAGCGCGTTAGCTACGATCGTGCAGACGGTGCCGGATGCTCCGATTCCGAGTCAATTCATTCAAATGATTCCTTATGTCGTGACGATTGCAGCGCTTGTATTTTTCGCAATGCGACAGAAGAGAAAGCTCGCTACTATAGCCTAA
- a CDS encoding ABC transporter permease, with protein MKSSRMLVLEVSGILMAVVTALLCGFVVIFLTSSEPFAAVSALFLDPLSSWFNVGTILNKAVPLILTGLALSVVFQSGVFSMGAEGQLYIGSFLAALTAVYLPGLNPWIHLPLVLIAALIGGAIYGAIPGLLKAYMNANEIVTTLMLNFVAILLTSYFVNNQFKSQGGGYAKMENIDKNILLAKIIPGTSAHAGILIALAAVVLVYLLLYKTSIGYELRLVGKNGHFARYGGIATRKIIVISVMISGALAGLAGIVEILGIQQTFKQNFSAGLGFDGIIIALLARNHPVGVLVAGLFYAYIQVGAQTMQYGSDMPREVAVIIQVMLVLLVTAQAIFTFLKQRYAKTEQKAVK; from the coding sequence ATGAAATCGTCCAGAATGTTAGTGCTGGAAGTCAGCGGAATTCTGATGGCGGTTGTAACCGCGCTGCTGTGCGGATTCGTCGTTATCTTTCTAACCAGCAGCGAACCGTTTGCGGCCGTTAGCGCCTTGTTCCTCGACCCGTTGTCCAGTTGGTTTAACGTCGGCACGATATTAAACAAAGCGGTTCCTTTGATTTTAACGGGTCTAGCGCTTTCCGTCGTTTTCCAATCGGGCGTATTCAGCATGGGAGCCGAAGGCCAGCTTTACATCGGCAGCTTTCTCGCCGCGCTCACCGCGGTGTACTTGCCGGGCTTGAATCCATGGATTCATCTGCCGCTCGTATTGATAGCCGCGCTTATCGGGGGGGCCATCTACGGGGCGATTCCGGGGTTATTGAAAGCCTATATGAACGCCAATGAGATCGTCACCACGCTGATGCTTAATTTCGTGGCGATACTGCTCACCTCTTATTTCGTGAATAATCAGTTCAAGTCGCAAGGCGGCGGCTACGCGAAAATGGAAAACATCGACAAGAACATTTTGTTAGCGAAAATCATTCCGGGGACAAGCGCCCACGCCGGTATTCTGATCGCGCTAGCGGCAGTTGTTCTCGTATACTTGCTCCTCTATAAAACGTCGATCGGATACGAACTTCGACTGGTCGGGAAAAATGGACATTTTGCCCGCTATGGCGGTATCGCAACGCGCAAAATCATTGTCATCAGCGTCATGATCAGCGGTGCGCTGGCAGGATTAGCCGGAATCGTGGAAATTCTCGGGATTCAACAAACGTTTAAGCAAAACTTCTCGGCGGGGCTCGGTTTTGACGGAATTATCATTGCGTTGCTCGCTCGAAACCACCCAGTGGGCGTGCTCGTCGCCGGATTATTCTACGCGTATATCCAGGTAGGCGCCCAAACGATGCAATACGGGAGCGATATGCCTCGCGAGGTTGCCGTCATTATTCAAGTCATGCTCGTGTTGCTCGTAACAGCCCAGGCGATTTTCACCTTCCTTAAACAAAGGTATGCCAAAACCGAGCAAAAGGCGGTGAAGTAA
- a CDS encoding ABC transporter ATP-binding protein — protein sequence MPILLEMKDIHKVYPNGTAANRGVDLTVHAGEIHALVGENGAGKSTLMKILFGLEAPTSGTIEYKGQPVSFSGPKDAIQQGMGMVHQHFMLSPSLTVSENIVLGDEPKKGPFSLFRDRAKEYREVEHLVATYGLKVNLQAKVETIPVGQKQRVEILKVLYRGAKLIILDEPTAVLTPQETDELFDSIQALISEGHTIIFITHKLREVMRISNRITVLRAGKSIATLQTKDTNQEEISRLMVGREVLFRVNKIPAEPKDVVLGVRNLEALDDKGTKALQGISFNIRSGEVLGIAGVEGNGQTELVETITGLRKAVAGNISYLGKELLGTSVAEIRRMKVGHIPEDRQTSGASLTSTIAENLILDHYRNPEFKRGIFLNKKKIKQFTQTMMQTYDVRAQNEEILAGALSGGNLQKVVVARELSKNPKLLIASQPTRGVDIGAIEFIHREIIKRRDGGAAVMVVSAELSEVMALSDRIAVLYNGEIVALLDNTPDLTEQEIGYYMLGIKKQEQEAVR from the coding sequence ATGCCGATTTTACTAGAGATGAAAGACATTCATAAAGTGTATCCTAACGGAACCGCCGCTAACAGGGGCGTCGATCTGACCGTACACGCGGGAGAAATACACGCGCTAGTCGGAGAGAATGGGGCAGGTAAGTCGACCTTGATGAAGATCCTGTTCGGGCTGGAAGCTCCGACGAGCGGAACGATTGAATACAAAGGACAACCGGTTAGCTTTAGCGGACCGAAGGACGCCATTCAGCAAGGTATGGGTATGGTACATCAGCATTTTATGTTGTCGCCTTCCTTGACGGTTTCGGAAAATATCGTGCTCGGCGACGAACCGAAGAAAGGCCCTTTTTCGTTGTTCCGCGATCGTGCGAAGGAATATCGGGAAGTGGAGCATTTGGTCGCGACGTACGGCTTGAAGGTAAATCTGCAGGCAAAGGTCGAGACGATTCCGGTTGGACAGAAGCAACGGGTGGAGATACTGAAGGTGTTGTACCGGGGTGCGAAGCTGATCATTCTGGACGAGCCGACGGCGGTGTTGACGCCGCAAGAGACGGACGAGCTGTTCGACTCGATTCAAGCGCTGATCAGCGAAGGCCATACGATTATTTTCATTACGCATAAGCTGCGCGAGGTCATGCGCATTTCCAACCGTATAACCGTGCTTAGAGCAGGCAAATCGATCGCGACTTTGCAGACGAAGGACACGAATCAAGAAGAAATTTCCCGACTGATGGTTGGGCGTGAAGTACTGTTCCGAGTGAACAAAATACCGGCAGAACCTAAGGATGTCGTGCTTGGCGTCCGTAATCTTGAGGCGCTGGACGACAAGGGTACGAAGGCGTTGCAGGGGATTTCTTTCAACATTCGCAGCGGGGAAGTTCTCGGCATTGCAGGCGTGGAAGGCAACGGACAGACCGAGCTGGTAGAGACGATTACCGGACTTCGCAAAGCGGTTGCGGGCAATATAAGCTATCTGGGCAAGGAATTGCTCGGTACGAGCGTAGCGGAGATTCGCCGGATGAAAGTCGGCCATATCCCGGAAGATCGGCAAACCTCCGGAGCCAGCCTGACTTCTACGATTGCGGAAAATTTGATTCTCGACCACTATCGGAATCCCGAGTTCAAACGGGGGATTTTTCTAAATAAGAAAAAAATCAAGCAGTTCACCCAGACGATGATGCAGACGTACGACGTACGCGCGCAGAACGAGGAAATTCTGGCAGGCGCACTGTCGGGCGGCAATCTTCAGAAAGTCGTCGTGGCGCGGGAGTTGTCGAAAAATCCGAAGCTGCTCATCGCTTCCCAACCGACTCGCGGGGTCGATATTGGAGCGATCGAGTTCATCCATAGGGAAATTATCAAGCGTCGGGACGGCGGCGCGGCGGTTATGGTCGTCTCGGCCGAACTGTCGGAAGTCATGGCGCTGAGCGACCGAATTGCCGTTCTGTACAACGGCGAGATCGTGGCGCTTCTGGACAACACTCCGGACCTGACGGAACAAGAAATCGGTTATTACATGTTAGGCATCAAGAAACAGGAACAGGAGGCGGTACGATGA
- a CDS encoding BMP family ABC transporter substrate-binding protein, translating into MKTKKFSLLSVIVLSIVLVISGCGNSNNKSSESPAASPSASPSASNGSAPAPASDINALYYVNSTLGDKSFFDSAQAGMDKAVKELGIKAKTVEGGANSADWASGLEAVVASNKYNVVVVGTSQMIDVTKDLASRYPDIKFIFFDDLIEGVPNVYSMLYSQSEGSFLAGAFAALVTTNTELKGANPEKVVGFVGGMDIPIINDFKSGYEQGAAYVDKDVKVVTSYVGDFVNAPKGKELGLAQIDSQKADIVFGVASAAGLGTLEGANEKGVYSIGVDANQNPLYPGSVLTSMMKNVDQSIFRAFELMVKGELAFGSGEVLGIKEGGVGIAKDEMYEKYVPQSIRDKMTEIEDKLGKGEITVKSSL; encoded by the coding sequence ATGAAGACTAAAAAATTCAGCTTGCTAAGCGTAATCGTTCTTTCAATCGTTTTGGTTATTTCGGGATGCGGCAATTCGAATAATAAATCCAGTGAATCTCCGGCAGCATCTCCATCAGCTTCGCCGTCTGCGTCTAACGGGTCTGCACCGGCGCCGGCTTCTGACATTAACGCCCTTTACTATGTAAACAGTACGCTTGGCGACAAGAGCTTCTTCGACTCTGCGCAAGCGGGTATGGATAAAGCAGTCAAAGAACTTGGAATTAAAGCTAAAACGGTTGAAGGCGGAGCTAACTCCGCGGACTGGGCATCCGGTCTGGAAGCCGTAGTGGCTAGCAATAAATATAACGTCGTTGTCGTCGGTACGAGCCAAATGATCGATGTGACGAAGGATTTGGCTTCACGCTATCCCGATATCAAGTTCATCTTCTTCGATGATTTAATCGAAGGCGTTCCTAACGTTTATTCGATGCTTTACTCGCAAAGCGAAGGTTCGTTCCTTGCCGGCGCGTTCGCGGCATTGGTAACGACGAATACAGAGCTCAAAGGGGCAAACCCGGAGAAAGTCGTCGGATTCGTCGGCGGTATGGATATCCCGATCATCAATGACTTCAAATCGGGTTACGAGCAAGGCGCAGCTTATGTAGACAAAGACGTGAAAGTCGTTACTTCTTATGTAGGAGATTTCGTTAACGCTCCTAAAGGCAAAGAATTGGGCTTGGCGCAAATCGATTCGCAGAAAGCCGACATCGTATTCGGCGTAGCGTCCGCAGCGGGTCTTGGCACGCTGGAAGGCGCGAACGAGAAAGGCGTGTACTCGATCGGAGTCGACGCCAACCAAAATCCGCTTTACCCGGGAAGCGTTCTGACATCCATGATGAAAAACGTTGACCAATCGATCTTCCGCGCATTCGAATTGATGGTCAAAGGCGAATTGGCTTTCGGCAGCGGCGAAGTGCTGGGTATCAAAGAAGGCGGCGTAGGTATCGCTAAAGACGAGATGTACGAGAAATACGTTCCGCAATCAATCAGAGATAAAATGACCGAGATCGAGGACAAGTTGGGTAAAGGCGAGATCACCGTAAAATCTTCTTTATAA
- the rbsK gene encoding ribokinase, with product MSASIVVVGSLNMDMVVSLNHRPDRGETVLGTDFFMNVGGKGANQAVAACKLGADVAMIGKVGGDLFGDQLLANLEEVGVDCSVIEKVAGEATGVAFITLDPQGDNSIVVAAGANLLLTPEDVRKQEDLIKQAKLLMVQLEIPLETVKEAITIAKRHQVPVLLDPAPAQPLPEELLAMVDYILPNEKEITQLTGVKVSDQLTAKLAAVELINQGVSTVFAKLGEKGVVVVGANRTFFVEAYKVNAVDSTAAGDAFAGAVGAAIVSGKDIWAAAKFASAIGAMTTTRKGAQASMPLLEEAEQFIKQAAHNQ from the coding sequence ATGAGTGCAAGTATTGTGGTTGTGGGGAGCCTGAATATGGATATGGTGGTCAGCCTAAACCATCGTCCGGATCGGGGAGAAACCGTATTAGGTACCGATTTCTTCATGAACGTAGGAGGTAAAGGCGCCAATCAGGCAGTCGCGGCCTGCAAGCTCGGGGCTGACGTGGCCATGATTGGAAAAGTGGGCGGCGACTTGTTCGGCGACCAACTGCTTGCCAATCTGGAAGAGGTCGGAGTCGATTGTAGCGTAATCGAGAAAGTGGCTGGGGAAGCGACGGGCGTCGCGTTCATCACATTGGATCCGCAAGGGGACAATAGCATCGTCGTTGCTGCGGGGGCCAATCTGTTGCTAACTCCGGAGGACGTGCGCAAGCAAGAAGATCTGATTAAGCAGGCTAAGCTGCTCATGGTGCAGCTTGAAATTCCGCTTGAAACCGTGAAGGAAGCGATTACGATCGCGAAGCGGCATCAGGTTCCGGTACTGCTGGATCCTGCGCCTGCGCAACCGCTGCCGGAAGAGTTACTGGCGATGGTGGATTATATTCTGCCTAACGAGAAGGAAATTACCCAGTTGACGGGTGTTAAAGTTTCCGACCAGTTAACCGCGAAGCTTGCGGCTGTCGAATTGATCAACCAAGGCGTATCGACCGTGTTTGCTAAGCTAGGGGAAAAAGGCGTAGTCGTCGTAGGGGCGAATCGAACCTTCTTCGTGGAAGCTTACAAAGTGAATGCCGTAGATTCTACGGCGGCCGGCGATGCTTTTGCCGGTGCGGTAGGAGCGGCGATCGTAAGCGGGAAAGACATCTGGGCGGCAGCGAAATTCGCCTCCGCCATCGGCGCGATGACAACGACGCGCAAGGGAGCGCAAGCTTCCATGCCGTTGCTTGAGGAAGCCGAGCAATTCATTAAACAAGCAGCACACAACCAGTGA
- a CDS encoding LacI family DNA-binding transcriptional regulator — MKPNIDHVAERAQVSKATVSRVLNNNPQVKGEIKERVLRAIEELGYRPSVIARNLATNRTNNIGLILPDITNPYFPVLARGIEDAAHRLGYTLFIGNTDNDPKIEQDIIYKMVEQQVGGIVLISSTLDEKTVNELTSLHTPIVLCDRLIEDKPFDAVSIDNYKAAQDSINYLIERGHTRIAHLAGPKNIQSAVSRRTGYMDAMHAANLEPFVSVGTFSYESGVHQMGAVIDEYAPTAIFAANDLLALGAMQEIHRRGLRVPEDISIIGCDDIAFCAMSRPTLSTISIPAYQIGVTAVQLLDDQMKGVRSGSKNVILEHKLIHRESCNGVDQK; from the coding sequence ATGAAACCAAATATTGACCACGTCGCGGAGCGAGCGCAAGTATCCAAGGCGACCGTGTCCCGAGTGCTTAACAACAATCCTCAAGTCAAGGGGGAGATCAAAGAACGCGTACTTCGCGCGATAGAAGAGCTCGGTTACCGTCCTAGCGTTATCGCGAGAAACTTGGCGACGAACCGGACGAATAACATTGGACTGATCCTTCCGGATATTACGAACCCGTACTTTCCAGTACTGGCTCGCGGGATCGAGGATGCTGCCCACAGACTCGGTTATACGCTTTTTATCGGCAATACTGATAATGATCCGAAAATAGAGCAGGATATTATTTACAAAATGGTGGAACAACAGGTAGGGGGGATTGTGCTGATCTCTTCGACGCTCGATGAGAAGACGGTCAACGAGCTGACTAGTCTGCATACGCCAATCGTACTCTGCGACCGACTCATTGAGGACAAGCCGTTCGACGCGGTGTCGATCGATAACTATAAAGCGGCACAAGATTCGATCAACTACTTGATCGAGCGGGGGCACACCCGAATCGCTCATCTCGCCGGTCCTAAAAATATTCAATCGGCGGTAAGTCGAAGAACGGGTTATATGGATGCTATGCATGCGGCAAATCTTGAACCATTCGTCAGCGTAGGCACATTCAGCTACGAGTCGGGCGTGCACCAGATGGGCGCCGTGATTGACGAGTATGCGCCGACGGCCATTTTCGCGGCGAACGATCTATTGGCGCTAGGCGCGATGCAGGAAATCCATCGCCGTGGATTGCGAGTGCCCGAGGATATTTCGATCATCGGTTGCGATGACATTGCGTTCTGCGCCATGTCGCGACCAACGCTGAGCACGATTTCGATACCTGCCTATCAGATTGGAGTCACCGCTGTGCAGCTGTTAGATGATCAGATGAAGGGGGTGAGGTCGGGCTCAAAGAACGTGATTTTGGAGCATAAGCTTATACACAGAGAATCATGTAATGGGGTGGACCAGAAATGA
- the rpsR gene encoding 30S ribosomal protein S18, protein MSEQQTAAPAREERPAHSRTGGGGGDRGGDRGEREPRKFRRGGRNKRKKVCYFTVNKITHVDYKELDLLRKFISERGKILPRRVTGTKAKYQRMLTVAIKRARQMALLPYTTE, encoded by the coding sequence ATGAGCGAACAACAAACAGCAGCACCAGCACGTGAAGAGCGCCCTGCGCACAGCCGTACAGGCGGCGGTGGCGGAGATCGCGGTGGAGACCGTGGCGAACGTGAGCCCCGTAAATTCCGCCGTGGCGGCCGTAACAAACGTAAGAAAGTTTGTTACTTCACTGTAAATAAAATCACTCACGTGGATTACAAAGAGTTGGACTTGCTTCGTAAGTTCATCAGCGAGCGCGGCAAAATCTTGCCACGTCGCGTGACCGGAACGAAAGCGAAATACCAACGCATGTTGACTGTGGCGATCAAACGCGCACGTCAAATGGCTTTGCTTCCTTACACGACTGAGTAG
- the ssb gene encoding single-stranded DNA-binding protein: MLNRVILIGRLTKDPELRYTPAGVAVTQFTLAVDRQFSGSKEEREADFIPIVTWRQLAETCANYLRKGRLAAVEGRIQVRNYENNEGRRVYVTEVIADNVRFLESANREGGGGQGREEGSGGNPGAGGGGYGGGNRSSGSRNSGNNSDPFADDGRPIDISDDDLPF, translated from the coding sequence ATGTTGAATCGAGTTATTCTCATAGGGCGCCTGACCAAGGATCCCGAATTGCGTTACACGCCTGCAGGCGTAGCCGTTACCCAATTTACTTTAGCGGTAGACCGTCAGTTCTCCGGCAGTAAAGAAGAGCGCGAAGCGGATTTTATCCCGATCGTAACGTGGAGACAGTTAGCCGAGACGTGTGCGAATTATCTTCGTAAAGGCCGTTTGGCCGCCGTGGAAGGCCGCATTCAAGTGCGCAACTACGAGAACAACGAAGGCCGACGCGTATATGTAACGGAAGTTATCGCCGATAACGTTCGATTCCTGGAATCAGCCAACCGCGAGGGCGGCGGAGGACAAGGAAGAGAAGAAGGTTCCGGCGGCAACCCGGGTGCAGGCGGAGGCGGGTACGGAGGCGGCAACCGCAGCTCTGGCTCTCGCAACAGCGGCAACAATAGTGATCCCTTCGCCGATGACGGGCGACCGATAGATATATCGGACGATGATTTGCCATTTTAA